Proteins from a genomic interval of Sulfurospirillum oryzae:
- the purH gene encoding bifunctional phosphoribosylaminoimidazolecarboxamide formyltransferase/IMP cyclohydrolase has protein sequence MRALISVSDKTGIVEFAKDLAALGFEIISTGGTYKLLKEEGVKALEISEVTKFPEMFDGRVKTLNPMIHGGILHRRDLPAHVEVAKEHGIEGIDLVCVNLYPFKETIAKTDDFDDIIENIDIGGPAMVRSAAKNFADVMIVTDVLDYDRVIEALKSGSNSLEFRRDLMIKAFEHTGAYDSMIANYMNKRFNGGFGEKQFIVGTKAFDTRYGENPHQKGALYEFDYFFTNNFKTLKGEASFNNMTDINGAVKIAASFGDAPAVCIIKHANPCGFAIGGDLLNSYIKALKCDPVSAYGGVVAINGTLNKALAEKINEIFVEVIIAANVDEDALHVFDAKKRIKIFTQESKYLVLSEDAYDFKHVDGGFVFQESDMVNDDEIKNAKCLTRRTASKQELSDLEIAYKVASLTKSNCVVYVKDSAMVAIGMGMTSRVDAAKAALRKAEDMGIDVSGAALASEAFFPFRDSIDAAAAAGVKAIIEPGGSIRDDEVVAAANEHGMALYFTGVRHFLH, from the coding sequence GTGAGAGCGTTAATTAGTGTCAGTGATAAAACGGGAATCGTGGAGTTTGCCAAGGATTTGGCGGCATTGGGCTTTGAAATTATTTCAACGGGTGGAACCTATAAACTTTTAAAAGAAGAGGGTGTGAAAGCACTTGAAATCAGTGAAGTGACTAAATTTCCTGAGATGTTTGACGGACGTGTGAAAACACTCAACCCTATGATTCACGGAGGCATTTTGCATCGTAGAGACTTGCCTGCACATGTTGAAGTGGCAAAAGAGCATGGTATTGAGGGAATTGATTTGGTCTGTGTCAATCTTTATCCGTTTAAAGAGACGATTGCAAAGACAGATGACTTTGATGACATTATCGAAAATATTGACATCGGTGGTCCTGCGATGGTAAGAAGTGCTGCAAAAAACTTTGCAGATGTTATGATCGTTACGGATGTTTTAGATTATGATAGAGTCATCGAGGCACTCAAATCTGGATCAAACAGTTTAGAATTTAGAAGAGACTTGATGATTAAGGCGTTCGAGCACACCGGTGCTTATGACAGCATGATCGCCAATTACATGAACAAACGCTTCAACGGCGGTTTTGGTGAAAAACAATTTATCGTTGGAACCAAAGCGTTCGATACTCGCTATGGTGAAAACCCACACCAAAAAGGTGCATTGTACGAGTTTGACTACTTCTTTACGAACAACTTTAAAACACTCAAAGGCGAAGCTAGTTTTAACAATATGACAGACATTAACGGGGCTGTTAAAATTGCCGCTTCCTTTGGTGACGCTCCAGCGGTGTGTATCATCAAACATGCCAATCCTTGTGGCTTTGCTATTGGTGGCGATCTGTTAAACAGTTATATCAAAGCACTTAAATGTGACCCTGTTTCAGCGTACGGTGGTGTTGTGGCGATCAATGGAACTTTGAATAAAGCACTTGCAGAGAAAATCAATGAGATTTTTGTGGAAGTCATCATCGCTGCCAATGTGGATGAAGATGCGTTACATGTTTTTGATGCTAAAAAACGTATCAAAATCTTTACGCAAGAGAGCAAATACCTTGTTCTGAGCGAAGACGCGTATGACTTTAAGCACGTTGATGGTGGGTTTGTGTTCCAAGAGAGCGACATGGTAAATGATGATGAGATCAAAAATGCAAAATGTTTGACTCGTAGAACAGCTTCTAAACAAGAGCTAAGTGATCTTGAAATTGCCTATAAAGTGGCAAGTTTAACAAAATCAAACTGTGTTGTTTATGTTAAAGATAGCGCTATGGTGGCCATTGGTATGGGTATGACCAGTCGTGTTGATGCCGCTAAAGCAGCACTTAGAAAAGCAGAAGATATGGGCATTGATGTAAGTGGTGCCGCCCTTGCGAGTGAAGCATTCTTCCCATTCCGCGATAGCATTGATGCTGCAGCAGCAGCTGGGGTTAAAGCGATCATTGAACCAGGTGGAAGTATTCGAGATGACGAAGTTGTAGCCGCAGCCAATGAACATGGTATGGCACTCTACTTTACAGGTGTTAGACACTTTTTACACTAA
- a CDS encoding disulfide oxidoreductase, with amino-acid sequence MTPSQNTSNLTWTLLFLCWLTAMIATLGSLFFSEVMLFPPCVMCWYQRICMYPLAIIFLVALLSNDKNVFKYAMPLVLLGLFFAIYQNLLYYGILPEAAAPCSQGVSCTSDYINWFGFITIQLLSLVSFVTVFTLLIFLKRKAS; translated from the coding sequence ATGACCCCATCACAAAACACGTCAAACCTCACATGGACACTTCTTTTTCTCTGTTGGTTGACGGCCATGATCGCAACACTTGGAAGCCTATTTTTCAGTGAAGTCATGCTTTTCCCGCCCTGTGTTATGTGTTGGTATCAACGCATTTGTATGTACCCTTTAGCTATTATTTTTCTCGTCGCACTTTTAAGTAACGATAAAAATGTTTTTAAATACGCTATGCCACTTGTTCTCTTAGGGCTTTTCTTTGCCATTTATCAAAATTTGCTCTACTATGGCATTTTGCCTGAAGCCGCAGCGCCATGCTCACAAGGTGTTTCTTGTACGAGTGATTATATTAACTGGTTTGGGTTTATCACCATTCAATTGCTCTCGCTTGTTTCTTTTGTCACAGTTTTCACCCTACTCATCTTTTTAAAACGAAAGGCTTCTTAA